From the Carya illinoinensis cultivar Pawnee chromosome 4, C.illinoinensisPawnee_v1, whole genome shotgun sequence genome, one window contains:
- the LOC122306427 gene encoding pathogen-associated molecular patterns-induced protein A70-like, whose amino-acid sequence MTSLFFLLNLTIFTIILTSRLGSQSKPEEQQHHHQQLEQVPSFLNRVRSFNFSLYKFEQPNAADPVTEFFQPAGVLDHVEIPYQNPDPPSKTQLARSPSLLERLKSINLYSLYSSDSSAMESENIHPTEPDQGTRNLKVDTDNMFKRSNSDQGVRVPERPAVENMKKSASEKSELGSSEEIKIWRALPDEEVDAKADDFINRFKQQLRLQRLESLLRYRELLNRNN is encoded by the coding sequence ATGACCTCGctcttcttcctcctcaaccttaCCATCTTCACCATCATTCTCACCTCCCGTCTTGGTTCTCAGAGTAAACCAGAAGAACAGCAACACCACCACCAGCAGCTTGAGCAAGTTCCGTCCTTTCTCAACCGAGTAAGGTCGTTCAACTTCTCGCTCTACAAGTTCGAGCAACCCAACGCCGCAGACCCAGTCACCGAGTTTTTCCAACCCGCAGGCGTTCTCGATCACGTCGAAATTCCGTACCAGAACCCGGATCCCCCTTCGAAGACACAACTCGCCAGGTCTCCTTCCCTCTTGGAGCGCCTCAAGTCCATCAACCTCTACTCTCTCTACTCATCCGACTCGTCCGCAATGGAATCGGAAAATATTCACCCCACGGAGCCCGACCAAGGCACTCGGAATCTGAAAGTGGACACTGACAACATGTTCAAGCGAAGCAACTCGGACCAGGGCGTCAGAGTTCCTGAAAGACCGGCGGTGGAGAATATGAAGAAGTCTGCGAGCGAGAAGTCCGAGTTAGGTAGCTCGGAGGAGATCAAGATATGGAGAGCCTTGCCGGACGAAGAGGTGGACGCGAAGGCGGATGATTTCATCAACAGGTTTAAGCAGCAGCTGAGGTTGCAGCGCCTCGAGTCTCTCCTGCGTTACCGGGAGTTGCTGAACAGAAATAATTAG